The DNA window AAATTAACAACAAAGTCATTATCTGAGAAAAAAATGGCAAAAGTAGAGGCAAGACTAGCTAAAACAAGTGTAAAAGTTCGCAATCAATTAATAGAAAAAGAACTAGGCCTTAAAAGCTATGAAAAGCAGGTTTATGATGAGCTTTGTGCATTTGCAAAAGATTTTGTATTTGAAGATGGTAAAAGATTGTTGCCAGATGAAATCTCTAAACTTCTTCAAGAAACAGTGATTGTTTCTAAGATTGGCGCACGTTTGGGTTTAGAAACACGAAAAGAGGATCAATTAGAGAATACCTTTTTTTAGTTTTTGATTTGAACAAAAAGACTTCCTAAAAGGCTATGGTATGTGAAAACCATAGTCTTTTAGGACGAAGAAATTTATCTCGATTTTCTTTGACTATTTTTCTCTTTTTGTGAGGATAGATTCTCGTAGTCACTTGTGAAAATTTTTGCTTGTTCAACATCTTCAGGGAAAGGAGAGGATGTCCTCAGTGCTCTATCAAGGATCTCATGTAGACTGGAGAAAGCTATAGCCTTATTAGCTTTATCGTTAGAAAAGGAAAGATGCCACATTGTAGTTTCAACATTATAATAAAAAAGAATGTGCCCAAATTGTTGAAAAGCATCTACAAATTTCATAGAACTCTTATATTTCTTTTGTGTAGTCAAGCCTTTAACCCCAATAAAAAAAGCCCTCATATGAAATCCTGGATGTGTCGTCAATTCAGAGGTAGAGAAAAGAGTGTTAGGTAAGCTTTCGTGATAAAAGTTTCTGTTATTGATATCAGCAAATGCATCTTGCAAGCTCCGATCATTATGTGCATTTTTAAAAATGCTTTCAAAACGGCAGTAAAGCATCGGATTTTTTTGATCAAAAAGGATGTTTTTTTATATCCGTCCTATGCAAAGCGATCATGTTGCTTTGCAAGGAAGGAGGGATAAATGTGGGCTGCATGAGCCATCTATTTATTTTGCTGGAGAAAACGGATTGAATTCAGCTTCAGCTTCTTTATCTGCAAAATCGTTTTCGAAACGCACAGGTGTGTAGTTGGCAAATTGGGCGATCTCTTTGCGGAAGGTTAAGTTAACACTTCCTACGCTACCATGACGGTTTTTGGCAACGATCACTTCGGCCATTCCTGGCTTATCTAGTGGGTCGTAGTACTCGCGTCTGAGCAAGAACATGATGATATCGGAATCTTGCTCAATACTTCCGCTTTCACGCAGGTCACTCATCATTGGACGGTGGCCTGTGCGCTCTTCCACTTTTCTGGAGAGCTGAGACAAGCAAAGGACAGGAATATTGAGTTCTCGTGCTAGGTTTTTTAACATACGGGAAATTTCAGAAATTTCGTTTTGTCGGTTTTCGCCACCTCGATTAGTGCCTGATCCTGAGATAAGCTGGAGGTAGTCGATGATAAGAAATCCAATGCCATATGTTTCCTTCATACGACGAGCCCTGGCTCTTAAATCAGTTATTTTAAGGCCTGGCTGATCATCAATTACCATCATGTGGTTTTGCATGTTATTAACGGCCGCTACAACACGTTGGTATTCAATTCCATTAAGCGCACCGGTTTTGATTTTATCCGATTCCACTTCCGATTGAGAGCAGACAATACGATGCACAAGTTGCTCTGCGCTCATCTCAAGCGAGAAGATTCCAACAGGGATATTGCCTTTGAAGCACACATTTTCCGCGATATTAATGGCAAAGGCCGTTTTACCCATTGCAGGCCTCGCTGCTAATATCATCAAGTTTGAATTATTCAAACCATTTAACATGGTGTCGAGGTCTGTATAGTGAGAAGGTGTGCCTGTAACTCCTGTGTCTTCTGGACCACGTTGATGATAAAGCTCTTGCCTTTGTTGAAGCTCCTTAAGAAAGGGCACTTGTGATTCGGATTTAACACCAGATAAAATTTGCCCGATCAAAACTCCACTAGCAGCAGCAGCTGATTGGCTAATCTGAAAGAAAAGTTGTTGTGCTTCATCTAATGCTTCTGAGACATCAGCTGGTTCTTCAAGGGCACGTTTTTCAACATGTTGGGCAGCATGGATCATACTGCGCAGCATCGCTTTGTTGCGCACCAGCTCGCAATATTCTTCGATATGTGCCGATGTTCCCGCAAACTGGGCGAGGGTAGTGACATAGGCAACGCCACCCACTGTTTTAAGTTTGTCCTGTCTTTTGAGCTCTTCACAAACTAAGTGCACATCCGCAGGTTTGTCACTCTTATAGGCATCTTTAAGAGTTTGAAAAATGAGTTTATGTTCAGTGTAGTAAAAGTCTGCATCATCCAAAGCATCAGCTGCGACGTTAAGAGCGTTAATACTTGTTAACATGCAACCCAATACCATCATTTCGGATTCTTTTGAGTTTGGTGCAATTTTGACTTTTATAGAGGCATCAGACATCTCATTCTCTCTTTATTGATCTTTAAAGGGGATTAGGGCTATGCACGAGATTTCCAAAGGAGAATCGAGTGGTAGCTT is part of the Parachlamydia acanthamoebae genome and encodes:
- the dnaB gene encoding replicative DNA helicase — protein: MSDASIKVKIAPNSKESEMMVLGCMLTSINALNVAADALDDADFYYTEHKLIFQTLKDAYKSDKPADVHLVCEELKRQDKLKTVGGVAYVTTLAQFAGTSAHIEEYCELVRNKAMLRSMIHAAQHVEKRALEEPADVSEALDEAQQLFFQISQSAAAASGVLIGQILSGVKSESQVPFLKELQQRQELYHQRGPEDTGVTGTPSHYTDLDTMLNGLNNSNLMILAARPAMGKTAFAINIAENVCFKGNIPVGIFSLEMSAEQLVHRIVCSQSEVESDKIKTGALNGIEYQRVVAAVNNMQNHMMVIDDQPGLKITDLRARARRMKETYGIGFLIIDYLQLISGSGTNRGGENRQNEISEISRMLKNLARELNIPVLCLSQLSRKVEERTGHRPMMSDLRESGSIEQDSDIIMFLLRREYYDPLDKPGMAEVIVAKNRHGSVGSVNLTFRKEIAQFANYTPVRFENDFADKEAEAEFNPFSPAK